The Coccidioides posadasii str. Silveira chromosome 3, complete sequence genome contains a region encoding:
- a CDS encoding uncharacterized protein (EggNog:ENOG410PPWA~COG:S~BUSCO:13069at33183) produces MNPSKTRITPNSFLTKVGSSKDGDPVLVYFIPGNPGVVSYYHYFLSLVASNLSSSSPSDAFASLASAQLEKRTGSHEGDGDSTPRSSGSSTRSGHNSSDESPIRKLKIAGRKKSKKGTGTDSEKSDHESLSSRKRELWNYPNTNSDESFIITGRSLAGFEIEDASSYISSYLTTFSSTDTIHSLSSQVEYVESNLAKFVRKYQDKITTAATAVALAAGQEKDAVKVRKPRPKVILLGHSMGAYISMELLRRRREREKARATREKERNGPLSDHSNSDGEEDVEMDIIGALMLFPAVVDIAKSPSGKRMTTLGYIPWLDVITSLAVKSLISVTPAPVIRRWVRHTMKDPPEDALDTTIAFLKSRTGIRQALHLAVEEMEQIGPDKWSDEIWGISEQNKPSDDVESHLTKLVFYFGRNDHWVAEKTRDEIIQARSSKGGRGPKMIVCDDGIEHGFCIRHNEIMADKVSGFIRDIINDYRARK; encoded by the exons ATGAACCCGTCTAAGACGCGAATCACCCCGAACTCTTTTCTCACCAAAGTTGGCAGCTCGAAGGATGGGGATCCGGTCTTAGTGTACTTCATACCCGGCAATCCGGGCGTTGTATCGTATTATCATTATTTTCTGTCTCTTGTCGCGTCAAAtctttcctcttcctcgcctTCAGATGCCTTTGCGTCTCTGGCATCTGCACAGCTAGAAAAGCGAACCGGATCGCACGAAGGGGACGGAGACAGCACTCCACGGAGCAGCGGCAGCAGCACGCGCAGCGGGCATAATAGTAGCGACGAGAGCCCCATTCGTAAACTCAAGATCGCGGGCCGCAAGAAGAGCAAAAAGGGCACCGGCACCGATAGTGAGAAATCCGATCATGAATCTCTAAGCTCGAGGAAGCGTGAGCTGTGGAACTATCCTAATACTAATTCCGATGAATCATTTATAATTACGGGCAGGTCTCTGGCGGGGTTTGAGATTGAGGATGCCTCTTCTTATATTTCTTCGTATTTGACTACGTTTTCGTCAACGGACACTATTCACTCGCTGTCATCCCAGGTGGAGTACGTGGAGAGCAATCTAGCAAAGTTTGTCCGCAAGTATCAGGACAAGATCACGACCGCTGCGACTGCCGTCGCTCTGGCTGCCGGACAGGAGAAAGATGCGGTTAAGGTGCGAAAGCCACGGCCAAAGGTCATCCTTCTAGGCCATTCAATGGGCGCATATATCTCTATGGAATTATtaaggaggagaagagaaagggaGAAAGCAAGGGCTACtcgagaaaaagaaagaaacgGGCCGCTTTCAGATCATAGTAATAGCGATGGCGAGGAGGATGTCGAGATGGATATCATTGGGGCTCTCATGCTGTTTCCCGCAGTGGTTGACATTGCGAAGTCACCATCAGGAAAGAGAATGACT ACACTTGGATACATTCCATGGCTGGATGTTATTACCAGTCTAGCAGTCAAAAGTCTGATTTCCGTGACACCTGCTCCAGTAATACGTCGCTGGGTCCGTCATACTATGAAGGATCCTCCAGAGGATGCTCTTGATACCACGATTGCGTTCCTGAAAAGTAGAACAGGAATCAGGCAAGCCCT GCACCTTGCTGTAGAGGAAATGGAGCAGATTGGTCCCGACAAGTGGAGTGACGAAATCTGGGGAATATCCGAGCAAAATAAGCCATCGGATGATGTCGAGTCACACCTTACAAAGCTGGTCTTTTATTTCGGTCGTAACGACCATTGGGTGGCTGAGAAGACGAGAGATGAGATTATTCAAGCACGATCCTCTAAGGGTGGCCGTGGGCCGAAGATGATCGTCTGCGACGATGGTATTGAGCATGGGTTTTGCATTC GCCATAATGAGATCATGGCGGATAAAGTCTCTGGGTTCATAAGAGACATCATAAACGATTATAGGGCAAGGAAATAA
- the PSY2 gene encoding Platinum sensitivity protein (EggNog:ENOG410PFTV~COG:G) → MMAPAIPPPNDRKRVKVYELKDNDWFDRGTGFCTGQIFDDEPKILVESEDQPDRMLLETKISRDDGYQKQQETLIVWTEPNGTDMALSFQEAEGCAVIWDFVRHVQQQFMGLGPDDSLSDDALDSLSNPIMLPPPELGNLAEIENAMRASTTTQTGRDAISKFVIRDEYILKLLPLVSVAEDLESLPDLHRLCNIMKSLILLNDNTIIELVVSDHVISGVVGALEYDPEFPTHKANHRQYLNDRSRYKEVVPIKDPIILRKIRHTWRLQYLKDVVLARILDDPTFSVLNSLIFFNQVDIVQHLQANTPFLNELFALFNPRNTDNKRKEDAVQFIHQCALIAKNLQAAARGSLFGSFINHGLFPVIAYAVKHPKPALRTTGVDILVALLDHDPIMMRGYMLKAVNEKKVPLTDTLIELLHTETDLGVKNQLADAIKVLLDPQTPVPEVLSRMGADFLPKLRSQNVFPDTFVQNHFDESAKRLFLPLKRLEARSDLGNLTFQEVALFSHLVDILTFFVRQHLFRSRNLMHAESLAPRIAQLLTVPQKHLKLTALKFFRTLISLQDTFYYSQMTHNNTFELILNIVYETMPRDNLLNSACLELFEYVKRENIKPIIIHVVENYREKIKDITYVDTFQNLMIRYDQMQGYGAQPDATLFSQDESTTPTRNLINGGHRWQGVREMDAAEEEYFDASDDEEDEVGFFSSSEMMRQSMLESRAQLMASCQQGKPAAESSAALNGSASPAAKPLVDYPDDDDDAMDVTEHGQAPTGSEVVSDPQISGQPLSTASSDTLSQISFSGERFLERFSEKRRREEDDDDDELIKLSSASKRRGSSASVSSAGSSTLGGLSMKRGISGQSSTLSPTHSNAGDKSSSTTPAGTGGKKISFNLSMSSATQAVLKTPDQASSHGPQDSQDETMKGNAAENDSGGDSNNGGIGS, encoded by the exons ATGATGGCCCCGGCGATCCCGCCGCCCAACGATCGAAAGCGGGTCAAAGTTTACGAGTTAAAGGATAATGACTGGTTTGATCGAGGCACCGGCTTCTGCACCGGCCAGATATTCGAT GATGAACCTAAAATACTGGTCGAGTCGGAGGATCAGCCGGACCGCATGCTACTGGAAACAAAGATATCGAGGGATGATGGATATCAGAAACAGCAAG AAACCTTGATCGTGTGGACGGAACCGAACGGCACGGATATGGCTCTCAGTTTTCAAGAGGCTGAGGGCTGCGCTGTGATATG GGATTTCGTACGACATGTTCAGCAGCAATTCATGGGATTAGGTCCTG ACGACTCGCTTTCTGACGACGCGCTTGATTCCTTAAGCAATCCGATAATGCTCCCTCCGCCGGAACTTGGAAATCTCGCTGAGATAGAGAACGCGATGCGCGCATCCACCACCACGCAAACAGGCCGAGATGCCATCTCCAAGTTCGTCATCCGCGACGAATATATCCTAAAACTCCTCCCTTTAGTATCAGTCGCCGAGGATCTTGAGAGCCTCCCCGATCTACACAGGCTATGTAACATAATGAAGTCCTTGATTCTATTGAACGATAACACAATCATTGAGCTAGTCGTGAGCGATCACGTCATTAGCGGGGTTGTGGGTGCTCTAGAAT ATGATCCGGAGTTTCCCACCCACAAGGCGAACCACCGACAATACCTCAACGATCGCAGTCGCTACAAGGAAGTCGTGCCTATCAAGGATCCGATAATCCTACGGAAGATCCGGCATACCTGGCGCCTCCAATATTTGAAGGATGTTGTGCTCGCTAGAATCCTCGACGATCCGACGTTTTCGGTTCTGAATTCCCTCATATTCTTCAATCAAGTCGACATAGTTCAACACCTCCAGGCTAACACCCCGTTCTTGAACGAACTTTTTGCCCTGTTTAACCCAAGGAACACAGACAACAAGCGCAAAGAAGATGCAGTGCAATTCATCCACCAATGCGCGTTGATTGCAAAGAACCTGCAAGCCGCGGCCCGCGGGAGCCTCTTTGGCAGCTTTATCAACCATGGCCTATTTCCAGTTATCGCGTACGCTGTGAAACACCCGAAACCTGCCCTCAGGACTACCGGTGTGGACATACTAGTTGCCCTTCTAGATCATGACCCTATAATGATGCGAGGATATATGTTAAAGGCGGTTAATGAGAAGAAAGTCCCTCTCACGGACACTTTGATTGAGCTATTACACACAGAGACAGACCTGGGAGTTAAAAACCAATTGGCAGATGCAATCAAGGTCCTTCTAGATCCCCAGACGCCAGTCCCCGAAGTCTTGAGCAGGATGGGTGCCGATTTCTTACCAAAGTTGCGGTCACAAAATGTATTTCCTGATACATTTGTGCAGAATCACTTCGACGAGTCAGCGAAGCGGCTATTTCTGCCTTTAAAGAGGTTAGAGGCAAGATCTGACC TTGGCAATTTAACCTTCCAAGAGGTAGCATTATTCTCGCACTTAGTTGATATTCTCACCTTTTTCGTTCGCCAACATCTGTTTCGGAGCCGTAATCTCATGCATGCAGAGTCCCTCGCGCCTCGAATAGCGCAGCTCCTCACAGTACCGCAGAAACACCTCAAACTGA CTGCACTAAAGTTTTTCCGGACTTTGATCAGCTTGCAGGACACATTCTATTATTCCCAAATGACGCATAATAATACGTTTGAACTCATTCTCAATATAGTATATGAAACGATGCCGCGCGATAATTTGCTCAATTCTGCCTGTTTAGAGTTGTTTGAGTATGTCAAACGTGAAAACATCAAGCCGATTATCATCCACGTTGTCGAGAACTATCGCGAGAAGATAAAGGATATCACCTATGTTGACACGTTTCAGAATTTAATGATTCGCTACGATCAGATGCAAGGATATGGCGCCCAACCAGACGCCACATTATTTAGTCAAGATGAATCTACAACTCCTACCCGGAATCTCATCAACGGTGGTCACCGCTGGCAGGGTGTCCGAGAGATGGATGCGGCAGAAGAGGAATATTTCGATGCATCGGATGATGAGGAAGACGAGGTAGGATTCTTCTCATCAAGTGAAATGATGAGGCAAAGTATGTTAGAGAGTAGAGCCCAACTCATGGCTTCGTGTCAGCAGGGTAAACCCGCCGCCGAATCCAGTGCAGCTCTTAATGGCTCAGCCTCTCCTGCGGCTAAACCCTTGGTCGACTACCctgacgatgacgatgacgcCATGGACGTGACCGAACACGGACAAGCCCCTACTGGATCGGAAGTAGTGTCAGATCCGCAAATTAGCGGACAGCCCCTGTCTACGGCCTCAAGTGACACGCTATCACAAATATCGTTCAGTGGCGAGCGATTCTTAGAACGGTTTTCTGAGAAGCGGCGTCGTGAAGAggatgacgacgacgatgaatTGATCAAATTATCCTCTGCATCAAAACGCCGTGGCTCGAGTGCTAGTGTTAGCAGTGCCGGTTCTTCAACGCTTGGTGGTTTATCAATGAAGAGGGGCATTTCTGGGCAGTCATCTACCTTGTCACCCACGCACAGTAATGCTGGCGATAAATCTTCTTCCACTACTCCTGCTGGAACGGGAGGCAAGAAGATATCCTTTAATCTAAGCATGAGCTCGGCAACACAAGCCGTCTTGAAGACCCCCGATCAAGCCTCTAGTCACGGCCCGCAGGACAGTCAAGATGAGACAATGAAAGGAAATGCTGCTGAGAATGACAGTGGAGGCGATAGCAACAACGGTGGAATAGGTTCATAG
- a CDS encoding uncharacterized protein (EggNog:ENOG410PHPB~COG:E,G~TransMembrane:10 (i64-81o101-120i132-149o155-179i186-203o223-241i253-273o288-310i317-337o343-362i)~BUSCO:9159at33183), whose amino-acid sequence MADTNNKGADIVESPVTSGRTSPRNDRPNGDEHEGNGSHQDVTVAEALDESEKGYFAYFHTREFYVVLLLGQVLALCITATNTFTNLLSVAGTSIPSFQTLFNYILLNLVYTSYTIYRYGFKDWCRLIYKSGWKYLIFAFFDVEGNYFVVKAYQYTTILSAQLINFWAIVIVVAVSFLLLRVRYHWAQYIGIIVCIGGMGVLFGSDHITGSTAGEQKSRGDQIKGDLFALLGATCYGFANVTEEYLVSKRPLYEVLGQLGLSATVIMGVQAAIFDRGSFQTANWTGEVGGYLTGYTICLFIFYSLAPILFRLASAAFFNISLLTSNFWGVVIGVKVFQYTIHWMYPIAFVLIVIGQCIYYLGRRVLGEATKPWLGRNQEKGVAGVGTAKKKINSNAGGVANVV is encoded by the exons ATGGCTGATACGAACAACAAGGGAGCCGATATCGTCGAGTCTCCCGTGACCAGCGGGCGCACATCTCCTCGCAATGACCGGCCCAATGGCGATGAGCATGAGGGGAATGGTTCTCACCAGGATGTGACCGTTGCGGAAGCGTTGGACGAGAGTGAAAAGGGATACTTTGCGTACTTCCATACCCGCGAATTCTACGTTGTTTTGCTTCTTGG CCAGGTCCTGGCGCTTTGCATCACTGCAACGAACACCTTCACGAATCTTTTATCTGTGGCTGGAACATCCATTCCTTCTTTTCAGACTCTCTTTAATTACATTCTTCTCAACCTAGTCTATACGAGCTATACTATATACCGTTATGGGTTCAAGGACTGGTGCCGACTTATCTACAAAAGCGGATGGAAAT ACTTAATCTTTGCCTTCTTCGACGTCGAGGGCAACTACTTCGTTGTCAAAGCATACCAATACACCACCATCCTCAGCGCCCAACTCATCAATTTCTGGGCCATCGTCATCGTTGTCGCGGTATCCTTCTTGCTCCTTCGCGTGCGCTACCACTGGGCCCAATACATTGGTATCATCGTCTGCATCGGTGGCATGGGCGTCCTCTTCGGCTCCGACCACATCACCGGCTCCACCGCCGGCGAGCAGAAATCCCGCGGCGACCAAATAAAAGGTGATCTCTTCGCCCTCCTCGGCGCCACGTGCTACGGCTTCGCCAACGTCACGGAGGAATACCTCGTCAGCAAGCGCCCTCTCTACGAGGTCCTAGGCCAGCTCGGCCTCTCCGCGACGGTGATCATGGGCGTTCAGGCCGCGATATTCGATCGCGGTTCTTTCCAAACGGCTAACTGGACCGGCGAGGTCGGCGGGTACCTCACCGGCTACACGATCTGCCTCTTCATATTCTACTCTCTCGCGCCGATTCTGTTTCGCCTCGCGTCGGCGGCGTTTTTCAATATCAGTCTTCTTACAAGTAACTTCTGGGGTGTAGTTATTGGCGTTAAGGTGTTCCAATATACCATACACTGGATGTATCCCATCGCGTTCGTGCTTATTGTTATTGGACAGTGTATTTATTACTTGGGTCGCAGGGTTCTGGGGGAGGCAACGAAGCCTTGGCTGGGAAGGAATCAAGAAAAGGGCGTTGCGGGCGTTGGCACGGCTAAGAAGAAGATTAATTCGAATGCGGGAGGTGTTGCCAATGTGGTTTGA
- a CDS encoding uncharacterized protein (EggNog:ENOG410PG71~COG:D~BUSCO:1205at33183) — MGAEVYGDAASSHTEGDSSPIASETSTNMSWPIPADAHSQLPPRPALTTQQSSSVPATPFHHPRGLRFPSRSHSRSPSPNRRSSSPRSAHSELNHILPLRKQYGGCKYETAMAHFRRRMPYSLGADLLPEEQGPLKDKLAPEDEERLTSHMKELYKKLLPSSESEQRRIKFVKKLENLLNTQWPGNDIKVHVFGSSGNKLCSSDSDVDICITTPFKELEHVCLLADFLAKNGMERVVCVSHAKVPIVKIWDPELQVACDMNVNNTMALENTRMIRTYVEVDERVRPLAMIVKHWTKQRILNDAALGGTLSSYTWICLIINFLQTRSPPIVPSLQKRAISRRKQQGNGQSPSSFDDNLEELASFGHKNKSTLGELLFQFFRYYGHEVDYEKNVMSVREGKLVSKEGKGWHLLQNNRLCVEEPFNTSRNLGNTADDTSFRGLHLELRRAFEAVAIGDLGKCCERYEYPPEEERTWERPAPQPRAILTPMPALPSRGGRGGGRGGRHTNHYHRGPNNMGRRASNTANRNNIRSANPSFTADIAFQAQQAQSILHDHLYQRIQILQAQEQELRMQLQNQALMTGRAPPTLLRQPYLQFTLPQHENISPEENPRVRASSVNQPPLTAPIRQNVFFNTSYVPVTLPGVQGTNTNPPSPSLPSAVPDVRRSHRRSSVANDSPRGLRAQSQPARPVPSVMLPNLPAVQQDMNSRRSPECPPRSITEGESYLPNGVAIPKPTFGDENLPSEYVGYYVGDSTQPHGSYRGHLASSLPGLAIHGCEVPSYLHSSPEYRTYVTIADQSNGSSGHLSPPKIGSHFMQPQRLTRSQTLPDRGPLIIDGSVPPSEHRHSIANHSSEQFMTDFSTSSSADRMYDTPRTTPDTLSQGLHEQESYDDLFGSSFETHHGSQGAGHMSGWEPGLNHTDVTATGHMGRVETLSERLQRFQLSDPNFSLDTSRNTDANHYRSTQYLYPIDDQLNCLHTKGSPEDNHPQLFNSAQSPAKDSRMMSPTTKHCVNGFDFEKVNGMPHKPKAKGRYENSNPFPVSDHKEKQGDHYRKSNGGHHLHSNANGHHSSSNGWQTTKRRNKKGPKLSAEQNDGTARPEPIPIDESERKGG; from the exons ATGGGAGCGGAGGTGTATGGGGATGCCGCATCTTCTCACACCGAAGGTGACAGCTCACCGATAGCATCCGAGACGTCGACAAATATGTCGTGGCCCATACCCGCCGACGCTCACTCTCAACTCCCTCCCCGCCCAGCCCTTACCACCCAGCAATCGAGTTCCGTCCCCGCAACCCCGTTCCATCACCCCCGTGGCCTCCGGTTTCCATCTCGGTCCCACTCCAGGTCTCCCTCGCCTAATCGCCGCAGCAGTTCTCCTCGCTCCGCTCATTCCGAATTAAACCACATTCTGCCCCTGCGGAAGCAATATGGAGGCTGCAAATATGAAACTGCGATGGCTCACTTCCGGAGGAGGATGCCATATTCTCTGGGCGCCGATTTACTGCCGGAGGAACAGGGCCCGCTGAAGGACAAATTGGCACCGGAAGATGAGGAGAGACTCACATCCCACATGAAAGAGCTGTACAAAAAGTTGTTGCCCTCTTCAGAGAGCGAGCAGCGGAGAATAAAATTTGTCAAGAAACTTGAGAACCTCCTCAACACACAGTGGCCTGGCAATGACATCAAGGTACATGTCTTTGGATCATCAGGGAACAAACTCTGCTCAAGTGATTCTGATG TGGATATTTGCATAACAACTCCGTTTAAAGAACTTGAACATGTGTGCCTGCTGGCAGACTTCCTTGCGAAGA ATGGGATGGAACGCGTTGTGTGTGTTTCTCATGCAAAAGTACCAATTGTCAAAATATGGGACCCGGAACTCCAAGTTGCATGCGACATGAACGTCAATAACACCATGGCTCTGGAAAACACTCGAATGATTCGAACTTATGTCGAAGTCGATGAACGTGTTAGGCCACTGGCAATGATTGTTAAACACTGGACAAAGCAGCGGATATTAAATGACGCTG CTCTTGGAGGGACGTTAAGCTCGTACACATGGATATGCTTGATTATAAATTTCCTTCAAACCCGCTCGCCACCCATCGTTCCCAGTCTACAAAAACGAGCCATTAGCCGGCGCAAGCAACAAGGGAATGGACAATCCCCATCTTCCTTTGACGATAATCTCGAAGAACTCGCTAGCTTCGGACACAAGAACAAATCGACATTGGGAGAGCTCCTTTTCCAGTTTTTTCGATATTATGGACATGAAGTTGATTACGAGAAGAACGTCATGTCCGTAAGAGAAGGAAAACTAGTATCCAAGGAAGGAAAGGGTTGGCATCTTTTGCAAAACAATCGTTTGTGTGTGGAAGAGCCCTTCAACACATCAAGAAATCTGGGAAATACTGCAGACGATACGTCGTTTCGCGGCCTCCACCTTGAGCTCCGTCGAGCCTTTGAAGCTGTTGCGATCGGAGACCTGGGAAAATGTTGTGAACGATACGAGTATCCTCCTGAAGAAGAACGGACTTGGGAACGCCCGGCTCCACAGCCACGAGCCATCTTAACTCCAATGCCCGCTTTGCCGTCGCGTGGTGGTAGAGGTGGCGGTCGAGGTGGTAGACATACAAACCATTACCATCGTGGCCCCAATAATATGGGCCGCCGGGCGTCCAACACTGCCAACAGGAATAATATTCGATCTGCCAATCCTAGTTTTACTGCGGACATTGCATTCCAAGCACAGCAGGCTCAAAGCATTCTCCATGACCATCTCTATCAGCGAATTCAAATCCTTCAGGCGCAGGAACAGGAGTTGCGGATGCAGCTACAAAACCAAGCACTGATGACCGGCAGAGCGCCTCCAACTTTGCTAAGGCAGCCATATTTACAGTTCACTCTACCGCAACACGAGAACATATCTCCCGAAGAGAACCCAAGAGTGCGGGCCAGCTCAGTGAATCAACCTCCTCTCACAGCACCTATACGGCAAAACGTGTTTTTCAACACTTCCTATGTCCCTGTGACGTTGCCCGGAGTTCAAGGCACGAACACCAATCCTCCCTCGCCTTCTTTGCCATCTGCAGTCCCGGATGTACGGCGTAGTCATCGTCGATCGTCGGTTGCAAATGACTCACCGCGCGGATTACGAGCTCAGTCCCAGCCTGCTCGCCCCGTCCCGTCTGTCATGCTACCCAACTTGCCTGCTGTCCAGCAAGACATGAATTCACGGAGGTCGCCTGAATGTCCTCCGAGATCCATAACAGAAGGAGAATCATATTTACCCAATGGTGTCGCTATTCCAAAACCGACATTTGGTGATGAGAATCTACCTTCAGAGTATGTTGGCTATTATGTTGGAGATTCTACACAACCACATGGGTCATACCGAGGTCATCTGGCCTCATCTTTACCGGGACTCGCTATTCATGGCTGTGAAGTTCCTTCTTACCTTCATAGTTCACCTGAGTATCGCACTTATGTTACGATAGCTGATCAATCCAACGGCTCTTCCGGACATCTTAGCCCACCGAAGATTGGCTCGCATTTCATGCAGCCACAGCGGCTGACGCGGTCTCAGACTTTGCCCGATCGTGGACCATTGATTATTGATGGGTCGGTTCCCCCCAGTGAACACCGACACTCCATTGCCAATCATTCAAGTGAACAGTTCATGACGGACTTCAGCACCTCGTCATCAGCTGATAGAATGTACGATACGCCCCGAACAACCCCAGACACGCTTTCTCAGGGCCTCCATGAGCAAGAATCCTACGACGACTTATTTGGCAGCAGTTTTGAGACTCACCATGGTTCTCAGGGCGCTGGCCATATGAGTGGCTGGGAGCCAGGTTTAAACCACACTGATGTCACTGCCACTGGTCATATGGGCAGAGTCGAAACCCTGTCCGAACGGCTGCAGAGGTTTCAGTTGTCTGATCCGAATTTTTCGCTGGATACTTCCAGAAACACTGATGCAAACCATTATCGTAGCACACAATACCTTTATCCAATCGACGATCAGCTTAATTGTCTCCATACTAAGGGATCCCCCGAGGACAATCACCCGCAGCTATTCAATTCGGCTCAATCGCCAGCCAAAGATTCGCGTATGATGTCGCCCACCACGAAACATTGTGTAAACGGCTTCGACTTCGAGAAGGTCAACGGCATGCCTCATAAGCCCAAGGCCAAGGGTCGCTACGAAAATTCCAATCCTTTCCCCGTCAGTGACCATAAAGAGAAACAAGGCGATCACTACCGAAAATCCAATGGTGGCCACCACTTGCATTCAAATGCCAACGGTCATCATTCGAGTTCAAATGGCTGGCAAACCACAAAACGGAGAAACAAGAAAGGACCAAAGCTTTCAGCGGAACAAAACGACGGCACGGCTCGGCCGGAACCCATTCCTATCGATGAATCTGAGAGAAAGGGGGGCTGA
- a CDS encoding uncharacterized protein (EggNog:ENOG410PHX2~COG:S~BUSCO:12824at33183) has product MAYYEPQGWQAPVRQGSWEQPAPPSRSGTSSTAQRDDSPAFASQFDEVDRAIDNLVKSGKLFNSMPRRESVPLMMGRPYDYDGRMIGGMGPPRHHSISDYDNLRPHSASNLQGFYAAQRFQGRPSEAEQMMQAKRRLAAQRERDLRNYHQEQQYNRSLLAEMSGNKSDRSMSPAAMSEESRRELIARQHRALYGNDSSSFFPNGSLGDDGQPSGTANTTASGARGPSPRGVDPFGGLGQAHAQPGSENSGQTPAGAPAAQSTVVQQPRSRANSTSSPSSNANQASYGIFDSNQQSTSTSSATGASTDISTSHPDNNNKSATSAVGPIGSRPVPVTSQAPNPALNKRSTTPLPSPLSYGFSPSEVVGSTGPNTTSNGNEKVAPNAAPSTHTGTAGASSTGKKEPGNVGLPWGNGSGVWRSKGSLGVQASVWG; this is encoded by the exons ATGGCGTACTACGAACCCCAAGGCTGGCAAGCTCCCGTCCGCCAGGGCTCCTGGGAGCAACCTGCTCCCCCTTCACGATCAG GCACAAGCTCTACCGCTCAGCGCGATGATTCACCTGCCTTTGCCTCTCAGTTCGATG aggTTGATCGGGCCATCGATAACCTGGTGAAAAGCGGGAAATTGTTCAACTCAATGCCACGGAGAGAATCAGTACCCCTTATGATGGGACGCCCCTACGACTATG ATGGAAGAATGATAGGTGGCATGGGCCCTCCACGTCACCACTCTATCAGCGATTACGATAACCTTCGCCCACATTCTGCCTCCAACCTGCAAGGATTTTACGCCGCGCAGCGATTCCAGGGCCGTCCCAGCGAAGCGGAACAGATGATGCAAGCGAAACGCCGATTGGCAGCGCAACGAGAGAGGGATCTCCGCAATTATCATCAGGAGCAACAATATAACCGAA GCCTTCTTGCCGAAATGTCTGGAAACAAATCCGATCGTTCCATGAGTCCTGCTGCGATGAGCGAAGAAAGCCGACGCGAATTGATTGCACGTCAGCACCGTGCCCTGTATGGCAATGATTCATCCTCCTTCTTCCCCAATGGAAGCCTCGGAGACGACGGCCAGCCATCTGGTACTGCGAATACGACTGCAAGCGGCGCGCGAGGCCCCTCTCCAAGGGGTGTGGATCCCTTCGGCGGTCTTGGTCAGGCCCATGCCCAACCTGGCTCGGAGAATTCCGGCCAAACCCCCGCCGGGGCCCCTGCCGCTCAATCGACCGTCGTGCAGCAACCCCGGTCACGTGCCAACAGCACTTCGTCCCCAAGCTCCAACGCGAACCAGGCCTCCTATGGCATCTTCGACTCGAACCAGCAATCTACCTCGACGTCGTCGGCAACAGGTGCCAGCACCGACATCTCAACATCGCACCCTGACAACAACAACAAGTCGGCCACCAGCGCTGTCGGGCCGATTGGTTCCCGTCCTGTTCCTGTAACCAGCCAGGCTCCCAATCCAGCTTTGAACAAGCGTTCGACAACCCCTCTGCCCTCTCCGTTGAGCTATGGATTCTCCCCTAGTGAGGTTGTGGGTTCTACGGGTCCAAATACCACCTCTAATGGAAACGAGAAAGTTGCGCCCAATGCGGCACCCTCTACGCACACTGGCACTGCTGGAGCCTCAAGCACCGGAAAGAAGGAGCCCGGCAATGTTGGTCTTCCCTGGGGCAACGGCAGTGGTGTGTGGAGGTCCAAAGGCTCTCTCGGCGTCCAAGCTTCTGTCTGGGGCTAA